In Nostoc sp. CENA543, a single genomic region encodes these proteins:
- a CDS encoding caspase family protein — MSPFGIATSHLTHTLETGAAKLWLLLVGVNQYQDERLPSLRYSAVDCQGLAAALADATQGFPHKQEWVHHDFVPQQPLLSKVRDSLNQIISTAQPQDTILFYFSGHGMLEPNSQQAILCLADTQTDDLLNTGLSLQELLQLLGNSQAQTQLVWLDACHSGSLTFRGARGDTSQSAVPNPTPQIVELLRHRAKQSKGFYALLSCDTNQQSWEFPELGHGVFTYYLMRGLRGEAADNQGLIDADGLYRYVYHQTKQYIEQTNQQLRLINQQNRTRGDNKLYSEYPLQTPKRIVEGVGEIILGVKPALLEVADSRQGLIVEGLATNQTILGLSKLLQAVGGFEVEYWPRTHTSQDLQTIIQTCLHTTELEKQTQPQNLATVLLYLRGRLATTEAGEPMIVLGEDTRLSRSWLRQQLRRSPYNQQIIILDVLTDSQGTVKDWVEDLQLGFEQGQCIIAAASSPENSEQFAQALYSTLQAAQAQPSLSAASWISQLQQIWTANLLPLQIWLSGTQGVIEIIPTHTSHRNNQTPASIDLGICPYFGLQAFTEEDAQYFYGRETLTQQLIAELEKKSFLGIVGASGSGKSSLVQAGVMAQLRRGKKLLGSQDWWVRSFRPGKHPLETLSRRMVDSGTEREKAYQQMQLEGILYQGAEGFTHWVHQRPEPMVVLVIDQFEELFTLAASEDRQRFLEIVLGTVEKIPEKFKLIITLRADFISLCLEVTKLAQLLQKSSVLLPPCLTKEEYRRIIIHPAEQVGLTVEPELVEVLLQELHYSPGYLPLLEFVLEQLWEYRESGVITLQAYQQHLGGIKGALEKKAQAVYESLEPEVQECARWIFLALTQLGEGTEDTRRRVGKSELVVNKYPVALVERTLQILTAAKLVVVNVEEGQGGQGRQGGQGEVATLFSSSPVTIEVAHEIIIRHWSTLRWWLEENRSRLRSLRQIAQAANLWVQNDRQADFLLQGVRLAEAEEIYINYTDELSLDVQNFIAAGLQARRQQQLKEQNRLRQAQRAVAIISTLGLTAFGLAVFAYQQTQKAQLQEIQALNSLAANYLLSHQQLEGLLTSVQAGREVQKINLGFPPAVRNQTATILQQAVYTTQERNRLLHNSWVISVSFSPDGEILASASADNTIHLWRSDGKLLNTLTGHSDGVNSVAFSPDGEILASASTDGTIKLWNRSGKLLHTLQGHTQGVNSVSFSPDSQMIVSGSADNTVKLWSRDGRLILSLPGHTGAVSAVSFSPEGDTIASASDDGTMKLWSIDGRTLTTIPAHTKEVNSISFSPDGKTIASASADHTVKLWSRDGTLLRTLEGHQEGVWRVIFSPDGQMIATASADKKIILWSRDGSILGTFLGHTHEVNSLSFSPDNRVLASASDDNTVRLWNLNRTIPKTFYGHKGSVSHVSFINNGDTVISLSADSTMKFWKLDGQITKTLISPIPDVTSVSFSSDRNLVALASNSQGIQIRNQDGTLLRTLQSPNHWVTTMSFSPDSQILASGSADKTIKLWSVDGRLLRTLSGHNGWVTDIKFTPDGKNIISASADKTIKIWDLNGQLLQTLKGHSASIWSVAIAADGKVIASGSQDATVKLWSIEGQLLHTLQGHTDLVLNVNFSPDGKTLASASDDGTIKLWNVTNGTLLTTFQGHQGSVRSVNFSPNGKLLVSGGQDTTVKLWNLDGIELQTLDVDQLLNRACDRLNDYLTTNASVTPENYQLCFGE, encoded by the coding sequence ATGTCTCCATTCGGTATTGCTACCAGCCATCTTACTCACACCCTAGAAACAGGAGCAGCGAAGCTCTGGTTGTTGCTAGTGGGAGTCAACCAATACCAAGATGAGAGACTTCCCTCGCTGCGTTACTCGGCTGTTGACTGTCAAGGGTTAGCGGCGGCTTTAGCTGATGCAACACAAGGTTTTCCCCATAAACAAGAATGGGTTCATCACGATTTTGTCCCCCAACAGCCCCTATTATCTAAAGTCCGTGATAGTTTAAACCAAATCATCAGCACAGCCCAACCACAAGACACCATATTATTTTATTTCTCCGGTCACGGAATGCTAGAACCAAACTCCCAACAGGCGATTTTGTGTCTAGCAGATACCCAAACTGATGATTTACTCAATACAGGTTTAAGCTTACAAGAACTTTTGCAACTGTTAGGGAATAGTCAGGCACAAACTCAATTAGTTTGGCTAGATGCTTGTCATAGTGGTAGCCTCACTTTCAGAGGCGCAAGAGGCGATACCAGCCAGTCTGCTGTTCCTAACCCCACTCCTCAAATAGTGGAATTACTCCGCCATAGAGCCAAGCAAAGTAAAGGTTTTTACGCTTTACTATCTTGTGACACTAATCAACAGTCATGGGAATTCCCAGAATTGGGACACGGAGTATTTACCTATTATTTGATGCGGGGTTTACGAGGTGAGGCGGCGGATAATCAAGGTTTAATTGATGCAGACGGGCTTTATCGTTATGTTTATCACCAAACTAAACAATATATAGAACAAACTAACCAGCAATTACGCTTAATTAACCAACAAAATCGCACCAGAGGCGACAACAAACTTTATTCGGAATACCCCCTACAAACGCCTAAACGCATTGTGGAAGGAGTAGGTGAGATTATTTTAGGGGTGAAACCTGCATTACTGGAAGTTGCCGATAGCCGACAAGGGTTAATTGTAGAGGGATTAGCCACCAATCAGACTATTTTGGGGTTAAGTAAGCTATTACAGGCTGTGGGAGGTTTTGAAGTTGAGTATTGGCCGCGCACTCATACCAGCCAAGATTTACAGACGATAATTCAAACTTGTTTACACACCACAGAATTAGAAAAGCAAACTCAACCGCAAAACTTAGCCACGGTGCTGTTATATTTGCGGGGACGTTTAGCCACCACAGAAGCGGGAGAACCGATGATAGTGCTGGGAGAAGATACCCGCTTGAGTCGTTCTTGGTTAAGACAACAACTCAGACGTTCTCCCTACAACCAACAAATCATTATTTTAGATGTGCTGACTGATAGTCAAGGAACTGTCAAAGATTGGGTAGAAGACCTACAACTGGGCTTTGAGCAAGGACAATGTATTATAGCGGCGGCTTCATCACCAGAAAACTCCGAACAATTTGCCCAAGCTTTATACTCTACCTTGCAAGCAGCCCAAGCACAACCAAGTTTATCAGCTGCTAGCTGGATTAGCCAATTGCAACAAATTTGGACAGCAAATTTACTCCCTTTACAGATTTGGCTATCTGGTACTCAGGGAGTGATTGAAATTATTCCCACCCATACAAGTCATAGGAATAATCAGACACCAGCTAGTATTGATTTAGGCATTTGTCCTTACTTTGGATTACAAGCTTTTACGGAAGAAGATGCACAGTATTTCTACGGAAGGGAAACCCTCACCCAACAACTTATAGCTGAGTTAGAGAAAAAATCCTTTCTGGGGATAGTCGGGGCTTCTGGGAGTGGAAAATCTTCTTTAGTACAGGCGGGTGTGATGGCGCAACTGCGTCGAGGTAAAAAATTACTGGGAAGTCAAGATTGGTGGGTGAGAAGCTTTCGTCCTGGAAAACATCCTCTAGAAACTTTATCGCGCCGGATGGTAGATAGCGGAACTGAGCGAGAAAAAGCTTATCAGCAAATGCAATTAGAAGGGATTTTATATCAAGGTGCGGAAGGATTTACCCATTGGGTGCATCAGCGACCTGAACCAATGGTAGTTTTAGTAATCGACCAATTTGAAGAATTATTTACCTTAGCAGCTAGCGAAGACAGGCAAAGATTCCTCGAAATTGTCCTGGGAACAGTCGAGAAAATCCCAGAGAAGTTTAAGTTAATTATTACCCTACGGGCTGATTTTATTTCTCTTTGTTTGGAAGTCACAAAATTAGCTCAATTATTACAAAAATCTAGTGTTTTATTACCACCTTGCTTAACTAAAGAAGAATATCGCCGGATTATTATTCATCCGGCGGAACAAGTGGGTTTAACTGTAGAACCGGAGTTAGTAGAGGTACTATTACAGGAATTACATTACTCTCCTGGCTATTTACCATTATTGGAATTTGTTCTAGAACAATTATGGGAATATCGGGAATCTGGTGTAATTACCTTACAGGCTTATCAGCAACACTTGGGTGGAATAAAAGGGGCGTTAGAAAAGAAAGCCCAAGCAGTTTATGAAAGTTTAGAACCGGAAGTGCAAGAATGTGCTAGATGGATTTTTTTAGCCCTGACTCAGTTAGGAGAAGGAACTGAAGATACTAGGCGACGGGTAGGAAAATCAGAGTTAGTAGTGAATAAATATCCGGTGGCTTTGGTAGAGAGGACATTGCAGATATTGACGGCGGCTAAGTTGGTAGTGGTGAATGTGGAAGAGGGACAAGGGGGACAAGGTAGACAGGGGGGACAAGGAGAGGTTGCTACATTATTTAGTTCATCGCCTGTGACGATTGAGGTAGCCCATGAAATTATTATTCGTCACTGGTCAACGTTACGCTGGTGGTTGGAGGAAAATCGTAGTAGATTGCGATCGCTGCGTCAAATTGCACAAGCTGCTAATCTCTGGGTACAAAATGACCGTCAAGCCGACTTTCTTTTACAAGGTGTACGGTTAGCAGAAGCGGAAGAAATTTATATCAATTACACCGATGAACTATCTTTAGATGTCCAAAATTTTATTGCGGCTGGTTTACAAGCTAGGCGACAACAGCAACTCAAAGAACAAAATCGTCTCCGACAAGCACAACGGGCTGTAGCCATTATCAGCACCTTGGGGTTAACTGCTTTCGGTTTAGCTGTATTTGCTTACCAACAAACTCAAAAAGCCCAATTACAAGAAATTCAAGCCCTCAATTCCCTCGCGGCTAACTACTTGCTTTCTCATCAGCAATTAGAAGGGCTGTTAACCAGCGTCCAAGCAGGTAGGGAAGTACAGAAAATTAACCTGGGCTTTCCGCCAGCCGTCCGCAATCAAACTGCAACTATCTTGCAACAAGCTGTCTACACTACCCAAGAACGCAACCGTCTACTGCATAATTCATGGGTGATAAGCGTGAGTTTCTCCCCTGACGGAGAAATTCTAGCCTCTGCTAGTGCAGATAACACAATTCATCTGTGGCGCAGTGATGGCAAGTTACTCAATACTCTTACAGGTCATAGTGATGGGGTCAATAGTGTAGCTTTTTCCCCCGATGGGGAAATTTTGGCTTCTGCTAGTACCGACGGTACAATCAAACTCTGGAATCGTAGCGGTAAGCTACTCCATACCTTGCAAGGCCATACCCAGGGTGTCAATAGTGTAAGTTTTTCCCCAGATAGCCAAATGATAGTTTCTGGTAGTGCTGACAACACAGTGAAACTATGGAGTCGTGATGGTAGATTGATACTTTCTCTGCCTGGACATACTGGGGCTGTGAGTGCTGTTAGCTTTTCGCCAGAGGGCGACACCATCGCCTCAGCTAGCGATGACGGAACTATGAAACTGTGGAGTATTGACGGGAGAACATTAACAACTATACCCGCCCATACCAAGGAAGTAAACAGCATCAGCTTTAGTCCCGATGGTAAAACCATTGCGTCCGCTAGTGCCGACCACACAGTCAAACTCTGGAGTCGTGATGGTACTTTACTGAGAACCTTGGAAGGACATCAAGAAGGTGTGTGGCGAGTGATTTTTTCACCCGACGGACAGATGATAGCAACCGCCAGTGCTGATAAAAAAATCATCCTCTGGTCGCGAGATGGGAGTATTTTAGGAACATTTTTAGGACATACTCACGAAGTTAACAGCCTCAGTTTTAGTCCAGATAATCGGGTTTTGGCTTCGGCTAGTGATGACAACACCGTCCGACTTTGGAATTTAAATAGAACCATACCCAAAACTTTTTATGGACATAAGGGTAGTGTGAGTCATGTAAGTTTTATTAATAATGGTGATACTGTCATTTCCTTGAGTGCTGATAGCACCATGAAGTTTTGGAAATTAGACGGACAGATTACCAAAACCTTAATTTCGCCCATTCCTGATGTTACTAGTGTGAGTTTTAGTAGCGATCGCAATTTAGTCGCTTTAGCTAGCAATAGTCAAGGTATCCAAATTCGCAACCAAGACGGGACTTTACTCCGCACTCTGCAAAGTCCTAACCATTGGGTGACGACGATGAGTTTTAGTCCAGACAGTCAAATTCTCGCCTCTGGAAGTGCAGATAAAACAATTAAATTGTGGAGTGTGGATGGTCGTTTACTCCGGACTCTGTCTGGACATAACGGCTGGGTGACAGATATTAAATTTACTCCCGATGGGAAAAACATCATTTCCGCCAGTGCGGATAAAACCATCAAAATTTGGGATTTAAATGGTCAATTACTGCAAACTCTCAAAGGTCATAGTGCTAGCATCTGGAGTGTAGCTATTGCTGCTGATGGTAAAGTTATTGCTTCAGGTAGTCAAGATGCGACCGTAAAACTGTGGAGTATCGAAGGTCAACTGTTACACACCCTACAAGGACACACAGATTTAGTGTTGAATGTCAATTTTTCCCCCGATGGTAAAACTCTCGCTTCTGCTAGTGATGACGGCACTATTAAACTGTGGAATGTCACCAACGGAACTCTATTAACTACCTTCCAAGGACATCAAGGCAGTGTGAGGAGTGTGAATTTTAGTCCCAACGGTAAACTACTCGTCTCTGGAGGACAGGACACAACAGTTAAATTGTGGAATTTAGACGGGATAGAACTGCAAACTTTAGATGTAGATCAATTACTCAATCGAGCTTGCGATCGCCTTAACGATTATCTCACTACTAACGCTAGTGTGACTCCTGAAAATTATCAGTTGTGTTTCGGAGAGTAG
- a CDS encoding chlorophyll a/b-binding protein yields METRETRSTTDLPPVANAYNGVDRNAFLFGWTPQSEIWNGRLAMIGFLAYLLWDLAGYSVLRDVLHLIGY; encoded by the coding sequence ATGGAAACTCGTGAAACTCGTTCTACTACAGATTTACCACCAGTTGCTAATGCTTATAACGGTGTAGACCGCAACGCCTTTTTGTTTGGGTGGACACCCCAATCAGAAATTTGGAACGGTCGGTTAGCAATGATTGGTTTTCTCGCCTATTTATTGTGGGATTTAGCAGGTTACAGTGTCCTGCGTGATGTGTTGCATTTGATTGGATATTAA
- a CDS encoding chlorophyll a/b-binding protein, with protein sequence METRSSSSSLPTIATEYNGRDRNAFLFGWTPQSEIWNGRLAMIGFLAYLLWDLAGYSVLRDVLHLIGY encoded by the coding sequence ATGGAAACACGTTCTTCCAGTAGTAGTCTGCCAACAATTGCTACAGAGTATAACGGACGCGATCGCAATGCCTTTTTATTTGGTTGGACACCCCAATCAGAAATCTGGAACGGTCGGTTAGCAATGATTGGCTTTCTCGCCTACTTATTGTGGGATTTAGCAGGTTATAGCGTCCTCCGCGATGTCCTACACCTAATTGGTTACTAA
- a CDS encoding XisI protein gives MDTNTNYQNIVKQVMQKYARLRPSHGEIRLETVFDDVQSRYALMQVGWDRGRRVRGNLIYATIQDGKVWIEYDGIETGITQDLINQGIPEGDIVLAFLQQQAVTSR, from the coding sequence ATGGATACCAACACGAATTATCAGAACATCGTAAAACAAGTCATGCAAAAATATGCTAGACTCCGTCCTTCTCATGGAGAAATTAGACTAGAAACGGTATTTGATGACGTTCAAAGTCGTTATGCACTCATGCAGGTAGGATGGGACAGAGGAAGAAGAGTTAGAGGAAATTTAATTTATGCGACTATTCAAGATGGCAAAGTTTGGATTGAATATGATGGCATAGAAACTGGTATTACTCAAGATTTAATTAATCAAGGAATTCCAGAAGGAGATATTGTTTTAGCTTTTTTACAACAACAGGCTGTAACTTCTAGATGA
- a CDS encoding XisH family protein has product MPPRDNIHTIVKQAIIKDGWEITDDPFVISYGERFLFVDLAANESYISTQLPAKLIGAKRQNSRIAIEIKEFRGRSAIADLEQAIGQYILYQLLLNQVDPDRVIYLAITDITYEEIFSEPIGQLVISELPMRLLIVDTEKVEVKQWIPTRIIRTS; this is encoded by the coding sequence ATGCCACCAAGAGATAATATCCATACCATTGTTAAACAAGCTATTATTAAAGATGGCTGGGAAATTACAGATGATCCCTTTGTCATATCTTATGGAGAACGATTTTTATTTGTAGATTTAGCGGCTAACGAAAGCTATATTTCAACGCAATTACCAGCAAAATTGATTGGGGCTAAACGTCAAAATAGTAGAATTGCAATTGAAATTAAAGAATTTCGAGGTCGGTCTGCGATCGCTGATTTAGAACAAGCGATTGGTCAATACATTCTCTATCAGCTATTACTCAATCAAGTAGATCCGGATCGTGTAATATATCTAGCAATTACAGATATCACCTATGAAGAAATATTCAGCGAACCAATTGGTCAACTTGTAATTAGTGAATTGCCCATGAGATTGCTAATCGTAGATACAGAGAAGGTAGAGGTTAAGCAATGGATACCAACACGAATTATCAGAACATCGTAA
- a CDS encoding PAS domain S-box protein: MSIPNVDQIGCQLSQELISIREKITRLKKLEKQYQRRQALLEAQIKATGVQPPLQLINGGVASQELQPESEERLRLALEAANMGFWDWHIPTQKVIWSENHELLFGLIPGSFDGTCDAFLACLYSEDRERVIQKIAQTQAEKTPYSDEFRIVWPDQTVHWIASKGKFFFDHQGQAIRMIGTCMDITESKQVAANTQNLVNKIQEQANILNAILTTSVDHIFIFNRTGEYQYVSHGGAAVLGLRPEEMVGKNVRELDLPPELIEKVESQSQTVIATGIPIKDECTYVTANGTQYYEYILTPLRKADQSIEGVITVSRNITAHKQIEQSLRHSEARFRRLFESNLIGVAFWTVDGLITEANDAYLKLAGYTREEFAALGSIDWRELTPPEYSHLDDRAIAQVKTHGVSQIYEKEYIHNDGKRVAVVLGIALLNDSQDRGVAFVLDISQRKQAEQERDRLLHQERLARQEAEVANRIKDEFLAVLSHELRTPLNPILGWSKLLRSRQFNQSTIDQALETIERNAKLQTQLIEDLLDVSRILQGKLTLNLCPVSIVMVVEAAVETVRLAAEAKSILIETVLDHNLGQVMGDPNRLQQVIWNLLSNAVKFTPPGGRVNIHLTEVNHQVQIQVSDTGKGIAPAFLPYVFDYFRQADSTTTRKFGGLGLGLAIARQVVELHRGSVQAFSPGEGMGATFRVNLPLIHKHEPMSYEEEQPLSTHHPSSILTGKKVLVIDDEPDIRDLVSFILEDYGIEVTAVKSAHEALEKLSESLPDILISDIGMPEVDGYMLMRQLRQLPPELGGTIPAIALTAYAGEINQQQAMTAGFQMHISKPVDPDALIEAIASLVISH; encoded by the coding sequence ATGTCAATACCCAATGTTGACCAAATTGGCTGTCAGTTATCTCAAGAATTGATATCTATACGAGAAAAAATTACTAGATTAAAAAAATTAGAAAAACAATATCAGCGCAGACAAGCATTACTTGAGGCACAAATCAAAGCTACCGGAGTTCAGCCACCTTTACAATTAATTAATGGTGGAGTTGCTAGTCAGGAATTACAACCAGAAAGTGAAGAACGGCTGAGACTGGCTTTAGAAGCTGCAAATATGGGCTTTTGGGATTGGCATATCCCGACTCAAAAAGTTATCTGGTCTGAAAATCATGAACTTTTGTTTGGTTTAATTCCTGGTAGTTTTGATGGGACTTGTGATGCTTTTTTAGCTTGTTTATATAGCGAAGATAGAGAAAGAGTTATACAGAAAATTGCCCAAACTCAAGCAGAAAAAACACCTTATAGTGATGAATTTCGTATAGTTTGGCCTGATCAAACGGTACATTGGATTGCATCTAAGGGAAAATTTTTCTTTGATCACCAGGGACAAGCGATCAGGATGATTGGAACTTGTATGGATATTACTGAAAGTAAACAAGTAGCAGCAAATACACAGAATTTAGTGAACAAAATTCAAGAACAAGCCAATATCTTAAATGCTATTCTTACTACTTCAGTAGATCACATTTTTATTTTTAATCGTACAGGTGAATATCAGTACGTTAGTCACGGTGGTGCGGCGGTATTAGGTTTGCGTCCAGAAGAGATGGTGGGAAAGAATGTGAGAGAATTAGATTTACCACCAGAACTCATAGAAAAAGTAGAGAGTCAATCTCAAACGGTCATCGCAACGGGTATACCAATTAAAGATGAGTGTACGTATGTCACAGCAAACGGGACTCAATACTATGAATATATTCTGACTCCACTACGTAAAGCTGACCAAAGTATTGAGGGTGTGATTACGGTTTCGCGTAACATTACAGCGCACAAGCAAATTGAACAATCCTTACGCCACAGTGAGGCTAGATTCCGGCGGTTGTTTGAATCTAATTTAATTGGGGTGGCTTTTTGGACTGTTGATGGCTTGATTACCGAGGCCAATGATGCTTATTTAAAATTGGCTGGCTATACCCGTGAAGAATTCGCCGCTTTGGGTAGCATTGATTGGCGAGAACTTACCCCACCTGAGTATAGTCATTTAGACGATCGCGCGATCGCCCAAGTTAAAACTCATGGTGTTTCCCAAATTTACGAAAAGGAATATATTCACAACGATGGTAAACGGGTAGCAGTGGTGTTAGGGATAGCTTTACTCAATGACTCCCAAGATAGAGGAGTGGCGTTTGTGCTGGATATTAGTCAACGCAAGCAAGCAGAACAAGAACGCGATCGCTTACTACATCAAGAAAGATTAGCACGCCAAGAAGCAGAGGTTGCTAACCGCATCAAAGATGAATTTTTAGCGGTTCTTTCCCACGAACTCAGAACACCACTCAATCCGATTTTAGGTTGGTCAAAATTACTCCGTTCCCGCCAGTTTAATCAGTCTACTATTGACCAAGCCCTAGAAACCATCGAACGCAATGCTAAACTACAAACGCAACTAATTGAAGATTTATTAGATGTTTCCCGCATCCTACAAGGTAAATTGACATTAAATTTGTGTCCAGTCAGTATAGTCATGGTAGTGGAAGCGGCGGTGGAAACAGTGCGACTAGCAGCAGAGGCTAAGTCTATTCTCATTGAGACAGTTCTTGACCATAATTTAGGTCAAGTCATGGGTGATCCCAATCGACTGCAACAGGTAATCTGGAATTTACTATCTAATGCTGTGAAGTTTACACCCCCTGGTGGTAGGGTGAACATTCACCTCACAGAAGTGAATCACCAAGTGCAAATTCAAGTCAGTGACACAGGTAAGGGTATTGCACCGGCTTTTCTTCCTTATGTGTTTGATTACTTTCGCCAAGCTGACAGTACCACTACCAGAAAATTTGGCGGTTTAGGTTTAGGACTAGCGATCGCACGTCAAGTTGTAGAATTACACAGAGGGAGTGTGCAAGCATTTAGTCCAGGGGAAGGAATGGGTGCTACCTTTAGAGTCAACTTACCACTGATACACAAACATGAACCCATGAGTTATGAAGAAGAACAACCGTTATCAACTCACCATCCGTCTTCAATACTGACAGGTAAAAAGGTTTTGGTAATAGATGACGAACCAGATATCAGAGATTTGGTCAGTTTTATTTTGGAAGACTATGGCATTGAAGTAACCGCCGTCAAGTCAGCACACGAGGCTTTAGAAAAACTATCTGAGTCATTACCAGATATTTTAATCAGTGATATCGGGATGCCGGAAGTAGATGGTTATATGTTGATGCGACAATTAAGACAACTACCACCAGAACTTGGCGGAACTATTCCCGCGATCGCTCTGACGGCTTATGCTGGAGAAATCAATCAACAGCAAGCAATGACGGCGGGATTTCAAATGCACATATCTAAGCCTGTCGATCCTGATGCTTTAATTGAAGCGATCGCTAGTTTAGTCATTAGTCATTAG
- a CDS encoding tetratricopeptide repeat protein, protein MLGNTLVGRYQIISHLGGGGFGETFVACDTHLPGSPKCVVKKLQPQSKDPHTLGIARRLFDTEAQVLYKLGKHDRIPQLLAYFEDNAEFYLVQELIPGYNLSQEIATGLTYSQAEVTALLAEILTILEFVHEQNVIHRDINPRNILRREDGKLVLIDFGAVKQITTQIINTAGEPKSTVVIGTPGYIPGEQAQGNPKFSSDIYAVGILAIQALTGLSALQIEQDPETNEIIWRNQATVSSDFANLIDKMVCYDFRQRYSTATSALSALKELTQSVSNTLPVTPTLPPQKTSFFSHRKGIFLKILFAILLTGLTGVAATYVINNVNINNAIELSKQGNTLFELQRYQDALNAYRQATTMKPDYPQAWYGQARTLAKLEKYQEALTAYDKAIQILPDYPEAWSGRGFALQKLQRHQEAIASFDKALKLNQNSPEIWSAKGETFSILKQYDNAINAYNKALELKADDYVTWYNKGLALQNLKQYDEAIAAYNKAVEIKPNYVSAWYNLGNSQVNLRRYEDAIKAYDKAVQYNANYEAAWLSKGNSLITLQRYPEAIETFNQILKINSNNYQAWYGKGWSLHQNQNYTEAIEAYNRAAKIQPKNYQVWYSLGNSQYNLQKYEDAIASYSQAVRYKPNHYESWYSRGNALYSLQRYKEAIASYDQAIKYKPNDQPAIRARNEAQLQLDAATPQPIVLPTMPTPQFTMPTPEG, encoded by the coding sequence ATGCTAGGAAACACACTTGTGGGAAGATACCAAATTATTAGCCACTTGGGAGGAGGGGGATTTGGTGAAACTTTTGTGGCTTGTGATACCCATTTGCCTGGTTCACCTAAGTGTGTTGTGAAAAAACTCCAACCCCAGTCGAAAGATCCTCATACTTTAGGAATTGCAAGGCGATTATTTGATACAGAAGCCCAGGTACTCTATAAATTAGGCAAACACGATCGCATTCCGCAACTTTTGGCTTACTTTGAGGATAACGCGGAGTTTTATCTAGTACAGGAGTTGATTCCAGGGTACAATCTCTCCCAAGAAATCGCCACAGGACTTACCTATTCTCAAGCGGAAGTCACCGCACTGTTAGCAGAAATTCTGACCATTTTGGAATTTGTGCATGAGCAAAATGTCATTCACCGTGATATCAACCCCCGTAATATTTTACGGCGTGAGGATGGTAAATTAGTTTTGATTGATTTTGGTGCGGTGAAACAAATTACAACCCAAATCATCAATACCGCAGGTGAACCGAAATCCACTGTAGTTATTGGGACACCTGGATATATTCCTGGTGAACAAGCACAAGGTAATCCCAAATTTAGCAGTGATATCTATGCAGTGGGAATACTTGCTATTCAAGCACTCACAGGTTTATCAGCTTTGCAAATTGAGCAAGATCCCGAAACTAATGAAATTATCTGGCGTAATCAAGCTACAGTTTCCTCAGACTTTGCTAACTTGATTGATAAAATGGTTTGTTATGATTTTCGTCAACGTTATTCCACAGCTACGTCCGCTTTATCTGCACTTAAGGAATTAACCCAATCAGTATCTAATACTTTACCTGTAACCCCTACTCTACCACCCCAGAAAACATCTTTTTTTTCGCATCGAAAAGGTATATTCCTGAAAATTTTATTTGCAATTTTATTAACGGGTTTAACTGGTGTAGCTGCAACCTATGTAATTAATAATGTCAATATTAATAATGCCATAGAACTTTCTAAACAAGGTAACACATTATTTGAATTGCAACGCTATCAAGATGCTCTGAATGCTTATCGCCAAGCCACCACCATGAAACCAGATTATCCACAAGCTTGGTATGGACAAGCTAGAACTCTGGCGAAATTAGAGAAATATCAAGAAGCATTGACAGCCTATGATAAAGCTATTCAAATTTTACCAGATTACCCAGAAGCTTGGAGTGGTAGAGGTTTTGCCTTACAAAAATTACAGCGACACCAAGAAGCGATCGCCTCTTTTGATAAGGCTTTAAAACTTAATCAAAATTCTCCCGAAATCTGGAGTGCTAAGGGTGAAACCTTCAGTATATTAAAACAGTATGATAATGCTATTAATGCTTATAATAAGGCGTTAGAATTAAAAGCAGACGATTATGTGACTTGGTATAATAAGGGTTTAGCCCTCCAAAATTTAAAACAATATGATGAAGCGATCGCAGCTTATAATAAAGCCGTAGAAATCAAACCTAATTATGTTAGTGCTTGGTACAATTTAGGCAATTCTCAAGTTAACTTGAGACGTTATGAAGATGCCATTAAAGCCTATGATAAAGCGGTACAATATAACGCCAATTATGAAGCAGCTTGGTTATCAAAAGGGAATAGCTTAATTACCTTACAACGTTATCCAGAAGCAATTGAAACATTTAACCAAATCTTGAAAATCAACTCTAATAATTATCAAGCTTGGTATGGTAAAGGCTGGTCATTACATCAAAACCAAAATTACACCGAAGCCATAGAAGCTTATAATCGAGCCGCCAAAATTCAACCCAAGAATTATCAAGTTTGGTATAGTTTAGGCAACTCTCAATATAACTTACAAAAATACGAAGATGCGATCGCATCCTATAGCCAAGCCGTACGCTACAAACCCAATCATTACGAAAGCTGGTATAGTCGCGGTAACGCCTTGTATAGTTTGCAACGTTACAAAGAAGCGATCGCATCCTATGATCAAGCAATAAAATACAAGCCAAACGACCAGCCCGCAATCAGAGCGCGCAATGAAGCACAATTACAACTAGATGCTGCCACACCCCAGCCTATAGTATTACCCACTATGCCCACTCCGCAGTTTACGATGCCTACACCGGAGGGTTGA